A section of the Streptomyces sp. Je 1-369 genome encodes:
- a CDS encoding helix-turn-helix domain-containing protein has protein sequence MRRLRSARLHVLFTEYVHQKADNALLGSEFPHEPTLRRIRLEPLSKAGVEAVLARHLDQEAAQDLTPVVHGMSAGHPLLVRALADDLRSTGRADEAFGRAVLGFLYRHEAPVTEVARAVAVLGEQAAPALVGRLLDVDAASVDRAVHQLTLAEVLHEGRLCHPAFGAAVLDGMPTDERRALHGRVAALLHEEGAPADTVAAHLVAADPSDTPWAVPVFEEAAQLALDGDRVETGVDYLRAAHERCRDVVRRTAVVGALADAEWRLDPAKVLRHLPDRTTPPTAATRTTTPVPLSLPTHLLWHGRVDEGLDAISALTGPNPAGAPPMNAADLDTPWLWGAYLYPGHVKERLGSGVLSAQRAAPPAVTPELQGAGTLMHDLLHGGESHPTHPADPTHPADRADPADLTRPPDAIDAAERTLNRYRLGPRTVAVQTAALATLTYRDRPHRAAAWCDGLIAQAGERNSPTWQAWFTAWRALIHLRQGDPAAAQQRADAALDMLGPKGWGAAIGLPLAAAVQAKAAVGDVDGAAALLERPVPQTVFQARTGLHYLAARGRYHLATGCHYAALCDFYACGTRMSSWGVDLPALESWRLGAAEAYLALGESLLARQLVDEQTKLAAPTDGRTWGMTLRLRAATSPAPDRTELLDEAVTVLRGAGDVFELARAVAEQSEAVREGGEPERARLLARKAQLLARRWGRSGGSTPPPTTTTTTTPASPPLPGGHPEPDAELTEAERRVAELAADGFTNREISRKLYVTVSTVEQHLTRIYRKLDVKRLDLQAVLG, from the coding sequence ATGCGCAGGCTGCGCTCGGCGCGGCTCCATGTGCTGTTCACCGAGTACGTCCATCAGAAAGCGGACAACGCCCTGCTCGGCAGCGAGTTCCCGCACGAGCCCACGCTGCGGAGGATCCGCCTTGAGCCGCTGTCGAAGGCCGGAGTGGAAGCCGTGCTCGCCCGGCACCTCGACCAGGAGGCGGCCCAGGACCTCACGCCCGTCGTCCACGGCATGAGCGCGGGTCACCCGCTCCTCGTACGGGCACTGGCCGACGACCTCCGGTCGACGGGCCGCGCCGACGAGGCGTTCGGGCGGGCCGTGCTCGGCTTCCTCTACCGGCACGAGGCCCCGGTGACCGAAGTCGCCCGCGCCGTCGCCGTGTTGGGGGAACAGGCCGCCCCGGCCCTGGTCGGCCGGCTCCTCGACGTGGACGCGGCCTCCGTGGACCGCGCCGTGCACCAGCTGACCCTCGCGGAGGTGCTGCACGAAGGGCGCCTGTGCCATCCGGCGTTCGGAGCGGCGGTCCTGGACGGAATGCCGACGGACGAGCGTCGCGCGCTGCACGGGCGCGTGGCCGCCCTCCTGCACGAGGAGGGCGCCCCGGCGGACACCGTGGCCGCCCACCTCGTCGCCGCCGACCCGTCGGACACGCCGTGGGCGGTGCCCGTGTTCGAGGAGGCGGCCCAACTCGCCCTGGACGGCGATCGGGTGGAGACGGGGGTGGACTACCTGCGGGCGGCACATGAGCGGTGCCGTGACGTCGTACGGCGTACCGCGGTCGTGGGCGCGCTCGCCGACGCGGAGTGGCGCCTGGACCCCGCGAAGGTCCTGCGCCACCTCCCCGACCGAACCACCCCGCCCACCGCAGCCACCAGGACCACCACCCCTGTACCCCTCTCCCTCCCCACCCACCTCCTCTGGCACGGCCGGGTCGACGAAGGCCTGGACGCGATCAGTGCGCTCACCGGACCGAACCCGGCCGGCGCACCGCCCATGAACGCCGCGGACCTCGACACCCCGTGGCTCTGGGGCGCCTACCTCTACCCCGGACACGTCAAGGAACGCCTCGGCTCCGGCGTACTGTCCGCGCAACGCGCGGCCCCGCCCGCCGTCACCCCCGAACTCCAGGGCGCGGGTACCTTGATGCACGACCTGCTGCACGGCGGCGAGAGCCACCCGACCCACCCGGCCGATCCGACCCACCCGGCCGATCGGGCCGATCCGGCCGACCTGACCCGCCCACCCGACGCGATCGACGCGGCCGAACGCACCCTCAACCGCTACCGCCTCGGCCCCCGCACCGTCGCCGTCCAGACCGCCGCCCTCGCCACGCTCACCTACCGCGACCGGCCGCATCGGGCAGCCGCCTGGTGCGACGGGCTCATCGCCCAGGCAGGCGAACGCAACAGCCCCACCTGGCAGGCATGGTTCACGGCGTGGCGTGCCCTCATCCACCTGCGCCAGGGCGACCCGGCCGCGGCACAACAGCGCGCCGACGCCGCGCTCGACATGCTCGGCCCCAAGGGGTGGGGCGCCGCGATCGGCCTTCCGCTCGCGGCCGCCGTACAGGCGAAGGCCGCCGTCGGAGACGTCGACGGCGCGGCGGCCCTCCTCGAACGCCCCGTGCCGCAGACAGTGTTCCAGGCCCGCACAGGACTGCACTATCTGGCGGCACGCGGCCGCTACCACCTGGCCACCGGCTGCCACTACGCCGCCCTGTGCGACTTCTACGCCTGCGGTACGCGGATGAGCAGCTGGGGCGTCGACCTGCCCGCACTGGAATCGTGGCGGCTCGGCGCCGCCGAAGCGTACCTGGCCCTCGGTGAGTCCCTCCTGGCCCGCCAACTCGTGGATGAACAAACCAAGTTGGCCGCGCCGACCGACGGGCGCACCTGGGGCATGACGCTGCGGCTGCGGGCCGCCACCTCGCCCGCCCCGGACCGCACCGAGCTGCTCGACGAGGCCGTCACCGTGCTCAGGGGTGCCGGTGATGTCTTCGAGCTGGCCCGGGCCGTGGCCGAGCAGAGTGAGGCGGTACGGGAAGGGGGCGAGCCGGAACGCGCCCGGCTGCTCGCCAGAAAGGCCCAGCTCCTGGCGCGCCGCTGGGGCAGGAGCGGGGGCAGTACACCCCCGCCCACGACCACGACTACGACAACCCCCGCGTCACCGCCCCTGCCCGGCGGCCACCCCGAGCCGGACGCCGAACTGACCGAAGCCGAACGCCGCGTCGCCGAGCTGGCCGCCGACGGGTTCACCAACCGGGAGATCTCCCGCAAGCTGTACGTCACGGTCAGTACGGTCGAACAGCACCTGACCAGGATCTACCGGAAACTCGACGTCAAACGGCTGGACCTGCAAGCGGTGCTGGGCTGA
- a CDS encoding NAD(P)/FAD-dependent oxidoreductase, whose translation MTTTRPAHAVVLGASMAGALAAHILARHVDAVTVVERDALPEEPQHRKGVPQGRHAHLLWSNGARLIEEMLPGTTDRLLAAGARRLGFPEDLVTLTGQGWQHRFPATQFALVASRPLLDLTVRQQALTAPNITVRQHTEAVELSGGQSSGSNVSGGGIRVTGVVVRDVDSGTQETLEADLVIDATGRGSRLKQWLSALGVPALEEDVVDAGVAYATRLFTAPPGATTRFPAVNIAADDRVREPGRFGVVYPIEGGRWLATLSCTRGAQLPSGEAEFLPFAENLNHPILAELLRDAEPLTPVFGSRSGANRRLYPERLAEWPDGLLVIGDSLTAFNPIYGHGMSSAARCADTIDREFRQHPQGGTGSALRLQKAIGAAVDDPWILAATKDIDYVNCRVSATDPRLIGMDTEQRLRFAEAITAASIRSPKASEIVTDVMSLNAPQTELGSNRFLMAMRADERLPELTAPPLSPEELAVVELDPAKITPAAVGLSHP comes from the coding sequence GTGACCACCACCCGACCCGCACACGCCGTCGTGCTGGGCGCCAGCATGGCAGGCGCCCTCGCGGCCCACATCCTGGCCCGCCACGTCGACGCCGTGACCGTCGTGGAACGTGACGCCCTGCCCGAGGAGCCCCAGCACCGCAAGGGTGTCCCGCAGGGCCGCCACGCCCACCTGCTGTGGTCCAACGGCGCCCGCCTCATCGAGGAGATGCTGCCCGGCACCACCGACCGTCTGCTGGCGGCCGGGGCGCGCCGTCTCGGCTTCCCCGAGGACCTGGTGACGCTGACCGGGCAGGGGTGGCAGCACCGCTTTCCCGCCACCCAGTTCGCGCTGGTCGCCAGCCGCCCTTTACTTGACCTGACGGTACGTCAACAGGCTTTGACCGCACCGAACATCACCGTTCGGCAGCACACCGAAGCCGTCGAGTTGTCGGGCGGCCAGTCGTCGGGCAGCAACGTGTCGGGCGGCGGGATCCGGGTCACCGGTGTCGTCGTACGTGATGTGGACAGCGGTACGCAGGAGACACTCGAGGCCGACCTGGTGATCGACGCCACCGGGCGCGGCTCCCGTCTCAAGCAGTGGCTGTCGGCGCTTGGCGTGCCCGCACTCGAAGAGGACGTGGTGGACGCGGGCGTCGCCTACGCCACCCGCCTCTTCACGGCCCCGCCCGGCGCGACGACCCGCTTCCCCGCCGTCAACATCGCCGCCGACGACCGCGTCCGCGAGCCCGGGCGTTTCGGTGTGGTCTACCCCATCGAGGGTGGGCGCTGGCTGGCGACGCTGTCCTGCACGAGGGGCGCTCAACTTCCCAGTGGTGAGGCTGAGTTCCTGCCCTTCGCGGAGAACCTGAACCATCCGATCCTCGCCGAGCTCCTGCGTGACGCGGAGCCGCTCACCCCGGTCTTCGGCTCCCGTTCCGGCGCGAACCGCCGCCTGTATCCGGAGCGGCTCGCCGAGTGGCCCGACGGGCTGCTCGTCATCGGTGACTCGCTGACCGCGTTCAACCCGATCTACGGGCACGGGATGAGCTCGGCCGCGCGCTGCGCCGACACGATCGACCGCGAGTTCCGGCAGCATCCGCAGGGCGGCACGGGGTCCGCGCTGCGCCTCCAGAAGGCGATCGGCGCGGCCGTCGACGACCCGTGGATCCTGGCCGCCACCAAGGACATCGACTACGTCAACTGCCGGGTATCCGCGACGGATCCACGCCTCATCGGGATGGACACGGAGCAGCGTCTGCGGTTCGCGGAGGCCATCACGGCCGCGTCGATCCGCTCCCCCAAGGCGTCCGAGATCGTCACGGACGTGATGAGCCTCAACGCGCCGCAGACCGAACTGGGCTCCAACCGCTTCCTGATGGCGATGCGCGCCGACGAACGCCTGCCGGAGCTGACGGCTCCCCCACTGAGCCCGGAGGAGCTGGCCGTGGTGGAGCTGGATCCGGCCAAGATCACACCTGCGGCCGTCGGTCTTTCCCATCCGTAA
- a CDS encoding ATP-binding protein: MTRRAAEHGAVDLVERDEELAALQGAYEGDADTRGSVVVIGGAVGTGKTALLRAWTERVAPDALVLTATACRAERDLPLGVLEQLVRGCPELPAATAERTLAWCDEAATAPAPLPPSLTPPPSLTLAPSPSPSPSPSPPLPLPLAPSPSPSPTLPLPLSLTSPLPLRLSLTSPLPLPLTSPLPPPAPDPPPALAPPPPPTAPPPAPGPP, encoded by the coding sequence GTGACACGACGCGCCGCCGAGCACGGAGCGGTCGACCTGGTCGAACGGGACGAGGAACTGGCCGCCTTGCAGGGCGCGTACGAGGGCGACGCGGATACGCGCGGCAGCGTGGTGGTGATCGGCGGAGCGGTCGGCACCGGCAAGACCGCGCTGCTGCGGGCGTGGACGGAGCGGGTCGCGCCCGACGCGCTCGTGCTGACCGCCACCGCCTGCCGGGCCGAGCGCGATCTGCCCCTGGGAGTCCTGGAGCAACTGGTGCGCGGCTGCCCGGAACTGCCCGCCGCGACAGCGGAACGCACGCTGGCGTGGTGCGACGAAGCCGCCACCGCACCCGCGCCACTGCCCCCGTCCCTGACCCCGCCCCCGTCCCTGACCCTGGCTCCGTCCCCGTCCCCGTCCCCGTCCCCGTCCCCGCCCCTGCCCCTGCCCCTGGCTCCGTCCCCGTCCCCGTCCCCGACCTTGCCCCTGCCCCTGTCCCTGACCTCGCCCTTGCCCCTGCGCCTATCCCTGACCTCGCCCCTGCCCCTGCCCCTGACCTCCCCCCTGCCCCCCCCTGCCCCCGACCCGCCCCCCGCCCTCGCCCCCCCGCCCCCCCCCACTGCCCCCCCCCCCGCCCCCGGCCCCCCCTGA
- a CDS encoding S1 family peptidase — protein MSHSRRYRFAAVAALLSASVVVGTQATAQAQTPVRDAAPAARYQPEMVRALAASLGVSEKAATERLDRQDAQQARLAELRKSGISDDGAFFDASGRLTVNADGKADVTAIEKAGLDARVPARGEDKLDGIKARLDAAAERRAPAGVVDWSVDLASDKVTVKVNSDRGAAAKAFLAKAATYGSAVKVVRDQEKRAPQAAIAPGSKMTINDTNGWCSVGYGAHDRSGKQYLVSAGHCVAGLPTLRYGGTAFAKGTHTRFAVGTNSVDMGVAAIGSGHSITTKVGTWGQAGNVAVNGSRRASSGAALCKSGATTGWTCGKVGSYNVSVTYTDQNGGPDTVVTGLATSSVCTEGGDSGGAYISGNQAQGMTSGGPVNQQCTGGVNSRGSSYFQPLDDALSYYGLTLNTN, from the coding sequence GTGTCGCATTCTCGTAGATACAGATTCGCCGCCGTGGCCGCTCTGCTCTCGGCATCAGTGGTCGTGGGAACCCAGGCAACGGCGCAGGCCCAGACGCCGGTGCGGGACGCCGCTCCGGCCGCGCGCTACCAGCCCGAGATGGTGCGGGCGCTCGCCGCTTCGCTCGGTGTGAGCGAGAAAGCCGCGACCGAGCGGCTGGACCGGCAGGACGCCCAGCAGGCCCGGCTCGCCGAGCTGAGGAAAAGCGGGATATCCGATGACGGGGCGTTCTTCGACGCCTCCGGCAGGCTGACCGTCAACGCCGACGGCAAGGCCGATGTCACCGCCATCGAGAAGGCCGGCCTCGACGCCCGCGTGCCGGCCCGTGGCGAGGACAAGCTCGACGGCATCAAGGCACGGCTCGACGCCGCGGCCGAACGGCGCGCCCCCGCAGGTGTCGTCGACTGGTCCGTGGACCTGGCGTCGGACAAGGTCACCGTCAAGGTCAACAGTGACCGAGGAGCGGCGGCGAAGGCGTTCCTCGCCAAGGCCGCGACGTACGGTTCCGCCGTCAAGGTCGTCCGGGACCAGGAGAAGCGCGCCCCGCAGGCCGCGATCGCCCCCGGCAGCAAGATGACGATCAACGACACCAACGGCTGGTGTTCCGTCGGCTACGGCGCCCACGACCGGTCCGGCAAGCAGTACCTCGTCTCCGCCGGCCACTGCGTCGCCGGTCTGCCCACCCTGCGCTACGGCGGCACCGCGTTCGCCAAGGGCACCCACACCCGCTTCGCGGTCGGCACGAACAGCGTCGACATGGGCGTCGCCGCCATCGGCTCCGGCCACTCGATCACGACCAAGGTCGGCACCTGGGGCCAGGCCGGCAACGTCGCCGTGAACGGCAGCCGCCGCGCCTCGTCCGGCGCCGCGCTCTGCAAGTCCGGCGCGACCACCGGGTGGACGTGCGGCAAGGTCGGCTCGTACAACGTCTCCGTCACCTACACGGACCAGAACGGCGGCCCCGACACGGTCGTCACGGGTCTCGCCACCTCCAGCGTCTGCACCGAGGGCGGCGACAGCGGCGGCGCGTACATCTCCGGCAACCAGGCCCAGGGCATGACCTCCGGCGGTCCGGTGAACCAGCAGTGCACCGGGGGTGTGAACTCGCGCGGCTCCTCCTACTTCCAGCCGCTCGACGACGCCCTCTCGTACTACGGGCTGACGCTCAACACCAACTGA
- a CDS encoding nuclear transport factor 2 family protein, protein MPDEAARKQMAVDYAQRINAGDIEGVLDLFTDDIVFEDPVGRPPMVGKDDLRRHLELAVSCGTHEVPEPPMTSMDDRFVVTPTTVTVQRPRPMTFRIVGIVELDENGLGRRVQAFWGVTDVTMDGPADTTHPEGIRA, encoded by the coding sequence ATGCCCGACGAGGCCGCGCGCAAGCAGATGGCCGTCGACTACGCCCAGCGGATCAACGCCGGTGACATCGAGGGCGTCCTCGACCTGTTCACGGACGACATCGTCTTCGAGGACCCGGTGGGGCGGCCGCCGATGGTGGGCAAGGACGACCTCCGCAGGCATCTCGAACTGGCCGTCTCCTGCGGTACGCACGAGGTGCCCGAGCCGCCGATGACGTCGATGGACGACCGTTTCGTGGTGACGCCGACGACGGTCACCGTGCAACGGCCGCGACCGATGACCTTCCGCATCGTCGGCATCGTCGAGCTCGACGAGAACGGGCTCGGCCGCCGGGTCCAGGCGTTCTGGGGAGTCACCGACGTGACCATGGACGGGCCCGCCGACACCACCCACCCCGAAGGGATCCGCGCGTGA
- a CDS encoding nuclear transport factor 2 family protein: MNEFARKKRALEHSRRINAGDLDALVELYAPDAVVEDPVGLPPLAGHDALRAHYGPLLSAHLREEAAEPVAGQDATHALIQITSVMDYLPLGPQYAERGWLKAPDAPETARIRRTAMLVIRMDAAGLVRHLKSYWGTSDLTVLG; this comes from the coding sequence ATGAACGAGTTCGCCCGCAAGAAGCGTGCCCTGGAGCACAGTCGGCGGATCAACGCGGGGGATCTGGACGCGCTCGTCGAGCTGTACGCGCCCGACGCCGTCGTCGAGGACCCGGTCGGCCTGCCGCCCCTCGCCGGGCACGACGCGCTGCGCGCCCACTACGGGCCGCTCCTCTCCGCGCACCTGCGCGAGGAGGCGGCCGAGCCCGTCGCCGGTCAGGACGCGACGCACGCGCTGATCCAGATCACCTCCGTCATGGACTACCTGCCCCTGGGTCCCCAGTACGCCGAGCGGGGCTGGCTCAAGGCACCCGACGCCCCGGAGACGGCGCGCATCCGGCGCACGGCGATGCTCGTGATCCGCATGGACGCGGCCGGTCTCGTCCGGCACCTCAAGTCGTACTGGGGCACGTCCGATCTCACGGTCCTCGGCTGA